GCGGTTCAAATTGGCCATAGGCAATCTTGCGCAGGTGAAAAATAGACAGGCGCGCAGCCAAATATTGGTAGTCCGGTGTTTCTTCTGAGATCAAATCCGCGGCTGATTTGATAATGGTCTCATGAATGTCATCAGTACGAATCCCATCATAAAACTGAATATGCGAGCGCAGTTCCACTTGGGAGACCGAAACATTATTCAGGCCTTGCGATGCCCAATCAATCACGCGATGAATTTTATCGAGATTGATGGGTTCCTTGCGGCCATCTCTTTTCGTGGCCTGCATGGATTCGTATTTTGACATTGATGGCTCCCAATTCAGGAGACGAAGGTGCAATCACGTCATGCATTCAGTTCAAATGACGCGCGGGACAACCGTGCGTCTGAATAAATACATGCGATCAAAGGCTAGACATACAATCAGCGAGACAAATCAAGCTTAATGCATCTGCCGAGGACACCCCGCCTCAAACGTTAACAATAAAAAAATCACGGCAGGTCTCCTGGCTCTCAGGTCCTAATTATTTGCCCATGCCTTCCCGAATGACTTCAGTGGCGGAGTTCGCAGCAAATAACTCGCTGATCACAGTTGCGGGGGCAGCCCTGGCTTGACGATTCGTGTAAAAATCACACTCCAGGTTCCCTATTAAATGCGAAAGAAGAAGTTCTTTTGCATACCGTATGGGCATGACTATAAATCAATATATAGACATCATCAACCCACAAAAACACAATATATTGATTTATTTGCCTTGACTCCAAGCAACTGATTGTTTTTATTCAAGAATATTTTTGTGGGGAAAGCATGGCATTTTTTTCATGCCAAGCGAGGGGTGCGCCGAGTGTTAAAACTGGCTGGGCATCGCACCCAAACGCTCGCTATTTTTAGGCAAAAACCCCGAGAAGCACGTATCTTTGAAGCCGATCGCAGAAGCAGAGCAACGTGACGATGCCAAAGCGCGGCTAGAGTATGCGACAATCAATTGATAACAATTTTAAAAAATTTCTGTGATGACTACACATCGTCTTGTCGCCATGCACACCGCCGCCCTTTGGATGGCTTTCAGTAGCGTTGCTGCGCATGCCACCAACGGTATTAATCTCATCGGCTTTGGTGCCGAGTCAACCCTAATGGGCGGTGCCGATGTTGCAGTGGCGCGTGATACCAGTGCGCTGAACACCAATCCCGCTGGACTAACGCAGATCAAGGCACCGTTACTAGATATGTTCGGCTCGTTATTGCGCACCACCGATCTGGTGCACAAGGACCCGCGCAACGAAGAACACGCATCAAACCGCTATACCCTGCTCGGTGGTGGTGGCTACGCGAGGCCATTAGATAACATCCCTTGTACGGCTGGCATCGGTCTGTTTGCGCAAGGGGGCGCTGGTGGCGTTTTCGACAATCTGCGGACGCCGTTTGGCAATCGTGATGATCTGTCCTCACTGTTTGGAATTGCTAAAATCATTCCTGGTGTTGGCTGCCAAGTCAGCGATCAACTCTCATTAGGCATCAGCCTAAACATTGTTTATGCCAGCATAGAACAAGATTTCTTCGCTAACACCTCGGTCGGCTCAGCCTTTGCTGGCTACAAGTTAGATCACGCAGCCGCGCTACGCAGCGGTTTCAAGCTGGGCATGCAATATCATCTCACTCCAGCGCTGACGCTGGCGGCAAGCTATACCGAAAAAACAGTGCTACCGCTGACAGGGGGCTCGCTGGTCGCAGACTTTACCGGACGAGGATTAGGCAAGGTGAGATATGGGGATGCGTCAGTGAAAGGCTTTGCGCTGCCGCGTGAGGTCGCTCTGGGGTTTGCATATCAACCCACAGACGCTTGGCTGCTCTCATTCAAGCTCAACTGGCTTAACTGGGATGATGCGATCAATGACATTCAACTGCGTGCGACGCAGCCTAGCAATGTGGCGGCCCCTGCGGTATACCCTTTTCCGACCGCGGCAGCCGACTGGAAAGACCAATGGGTGGTTGCGACCGGGGTTGCCTATCAATGGGATACCCAGACCACACTATACGCGGGTCATAATTATGGCAGAAACCCGATTCCGCGCAAGAATTCCAGCCCATTGCTGGCGGGGATTCTGCAGCATCATCTGACATTTGGCGCAGCGCACAAGCTGGATCCACACTGGCGGGTGACCGGCGGGGTGGAGTGGATGCTGCCCGTCAAAGAACAATATAACAGCGCCTTATTGGGTCCCTCTGAAATCCGTAACGAGGCGCTGTTTTTCCACTTTATGCTGAGTCGTCAATGGTAGAGCACGGGCTAAGCTGCACGTAAGGCGTGCGCAGCCGCGACCATATTTCGCAGCGCAGGCAATACTTCCTCCCACTGCCGCGTTTTTAGGCCACAATCAGGGTTCACCCACAACCGCTCCGCCGGAATCCGCTCGGCGGCTTTTTGCATCAGTTGCACCATATGTTGTTGCGTCGGGATATTCGGGGAATGAATGTCATACACGCCAGGCCCGATATCATTCGGATAATTAAAGTGCTCAAACGCATCCAGCAACTCCATGTCAGAGCGCGCCGTTTCAATAGTGATGACATCGGCGTCCATGTCAGCAATCGCAGCAATAATATCGTTAAATTCCGAGTAGCACATATGGGTGTGAATTTGAGTCGTGTCCTGCACGCCGTTGGCGGCAATGCGGAACGACGCAACGGCCCATTGCAGATAGTCTTTCCAGGCTGACTGGCGCAAAGGTAAGCCTTCACGCAATGCGGCTTCATCAATCTGAATAATCTGAATCCCTGCTTTTTCTAGGTCCAGCACTTCTTCACGAATCGCCAATGCCAATTGGTAACAACTGACCGAACGCGGCTGGTCATCCCGCACGAACGACCAATTTAAAATCGTCACAGGCCCGGTCAACATGCCTTTCATCGGCTTGGTCGTGCGTGATTGTGCATAGTTGGTCCAAGCCACTGTCATGGCTTGAGGACGGCGAATATCGCCGAACAAAATGGGTGGCTTCACGCAACGTGAACCATACGATTGCACCCAGCCATACTGGCTGAACGCATAGCCCTCTAACTGCTCA
This Methylophilus medardicus DNA region includes the following protein-coding sequences:
- a CDS encoding OmpP1/FadL family transporter, which codes for MTTHRLVAMHTAALWMAFSSVAAHATNGINLIGFGAESTLMGGADVAVARDTSALNTNPAGLTQIKAPLLDMFGSLLRTTDLVHKDPRNEEHASNRYTLLGGGGYARPLDNIPCTAGIGLFAQGGAGGVFDNLRTPFGNRDDLSSLFGIAKIIPGVGCQVSDQLSLGISLNIVYASIEQDFFANTSVGSAFAGYKLDHAAALRSGFKLGMQYHLTPALTLAASYTEKTVLPLTGGSLVADFTGRGLGKVRYGDASVKGFALPREVALGFAYQPTDAWLLSFKLNWLNWDDAINDIQLRATQPSNVAAPAVYPFPTAAADWKDQWVVATGVAYQWDTQTTLYAGHNYGRNPIPRKNSSPLLAGILQHHLTFGAAHKLDPHWRVTGGVEWMLPVKEQYNSALLGPSEIRNEALFFHFMLSRQW